One Capsicum annuum cultivar UCD-10X-F1 chromosome 2, UCD10Xv1.1, whole genome shotgun sequence genomic window carries:
- the LOC107858753 gene encoding glycine-rich RNA-binding protein 4, mitochondrial produces MALFNRMGNMLKQSLSRHTNLELGASRTSLFQAIRSMSSSKLFVGGLSYGTDEASLQEAFSQHGQVIEARIILDRDTGRSRGFGFVSYASAEEASSALNAFDGQELHGRRLRVNYATEKRPGGFGGGYGSGGGYNYGGGGAGGYASGNYGGGGNYGTNNSYPAGGGNYGGGMGYGSGGEQGSFGGGYAGGDSGNYNAGVSGSNDLFNNSEFGGSSGSLHYGSEEQLSADQGTESINNDFTPGAEGSYTGDNDGPNDYANSRS; encoded by the exons ATGGCTTTGTTCAATAGAATGGGAAATATGCTTAAACAGAGTTTAAGCAGACACACGAACTTGGAACTAGGTGCCTCTAGAACCTCACTTTTCCAAGCTATAAGAAGCATGTCCTCTTCAAAGCTTTTTGTTGGAG GTCTCTCGTATGGCACTGATGAAGCCTCTCTGCAAGAGGCATTCTCCCAACATGGACAAGTGATTGAAG CTAGAATTATTTTGGATCGTGACACTGGGAGATCCAGAGGGTTTGGTTTTGTTAGTTATGCATCTGCTGAAGAAGCATCGAGTGCCCTGAATGCCTTTGATGGCCAG GAACTCCACGGGAGACGGTTAAGGGTGAATTATGCCACAGAAAAGCGTCCTGGAGGATTTGGTGGTGGTTATGGCAGCGGAGGTGGATATAACTATGGTGGGGGGGGAGCTGGAGGGTACGCATCTGGCAATTATGGAGGTGGTGGTAACTATGGTACCAACAACAGTTACCCTGCAGGTGGCGGAAACTATGGTGGAGGAATGGGGTATGGTAGTGGTGGCGAACAAGGCAGCTTTGGGGGTGGATATGCTGGTGGGGATAGTGGAAATTACAATGCTGGTGTTTCCGGTAGTAATGATCTCTTCAACAACTCTGAATTTGGTGGGAGCTCTGGGAGCTTGCACTATGGTAGCGAAGAACAGCTTAGTGCAGACCAAGGGACTGAATCTATAAACAATGATTTCACACCAGGCGCAGAAGGAAGCTACACAGGTGACAATGATGGGCCAAATGACTATGCCAACTCAAGGAGTTGA